One region of Primulina tabacum isolate GXHZ01 chromosome 1, ASM2559414v2, whole genome shotgun sequence genomic DNA includes:
- the LOC142552926 gene encoding G-type lectin S-receptor-like serine/threonine-protein kinase SD2-2, with protein MAMYLALTLILIFGYCFSTQLKPTCSLETNFTHFMKKIRDLKEPTGNYLDGSIKLESLKKSVFKLSGNSTILSENKTFTLGFFTLNDDFNWYLGIWYASIPIRTYVWVANREKPIKNLLSASAEITENGKLAVVDQDSGIVVWETSNAEKGSYLKLLEEGNLVLSSKNGRTLWQSFDFPTDTWIPGMYLTALQRLTSWKSSADPAPGRYFLQLNPPNYGEIALYYGSNSIDNLYEYWSTGNWNGNAFSGVPEMTIPYIYRFEFLNPFSPMATFGYTEVPLERGVKPPLTRFRLDHLGKLRQFTWSQQSETWNMFWSQPENQCRIYGLCGNLGFCNANMLSPCRCLDGFNPVDKVSWEKEDFSEGCHRKGYESCSKNDEFEEVGPVSYERTSVVSFSGTKSECENACLENCSCIGLFHNAKNNMCKKLYGSLLNLRDLTSDSTIQDKLYLRAQSTGSRKNNKKKTTFLIGMLCILTVILSVGTIFLLFVCQRMVKRRKAEEDGVFQVTNLRVFSYKELHVATKGFSEKLGHGGFGAVFRGVLLDSSPVAVKRLERPGGGEKEFRAEVCTIGNIQHVNLVRLRGFCSEDSHRLLVYDCMSNGPLSMYLKPEGQNLSWDVRFLIALGTARGIAYLHEECRSCIIHCDIKPENILLDEDFSAKVSDFGLARLIGRDFSRVLVTMRGTWGYVAPEWISGVAITTKADVYSYGMTLFELIGGRRNVEGPLSGVGVVEGELEKWFFPPWAARQIIEGNLASVIDERLGGSYNKVEAERIGLVAVWCIQDEESTRPTMGMVVKMLEGVVEVTVPPPPKLLQALVSGVSFQGVGGGSGNMVVQEHAGSFHDIFSISMESKDSTQSI; from the coding sequence ATGGCAATGTATTTAGCTCTCACCTTAATTCTCATTTTCGGCTACTGTTTCTCCACACAATTGAAGCCCACCTGTAGTTTAGAAACAAACTTTACGCATTTTATGAAGAAAATTCGAGATTTGAAAGAACCCACTGGAAATTACCTTGATGGGAGCATAAAGTTGGAGTCTTTGAAGAAATCTGTGTTCAAACTGAGTGGAAATTCCACCATTTTGAGTGAAAACAAGACTTTTACGTTGGGTTTCTTCACCCTGAACGATGACTTCAACTGGTACTTAGGCATTTGGTATGCTTCAATCCCCATTCGAACCTACGTTTGGGTAGCGAATCGGGAAAAACCCATAAAAAATTTGCTGTCGGCTAGTGCGGAGATAACTGAAAATGGGAAGTTAGCTGTGGTGGACCAGGATTCAGGAATCGTTGTTTGGGAGACGAGCAATGCTGAAAAGGGAAGTTATTTAAAGCTTCTAGAGGAAGGTAATCTGGTGTTGTCGAGTAAAAATGGGAGAACTCTGTGGCAAAGCTTTGATTTTCCAACCGACACTTGGATTCCAGGCATGTACTTGACGGCGCTTCAAAGGCTTACTTCTTGGAAGAGTTCCGCTGATCCTGCTCCAGGAAGATATTTCTTGCAGTTAAATCCTCCAAATTATGGTGAGATTGCTCTCTATTATGGCAGTAACAGTATTGATAATTTGTATGAATATTGGTCTACTGGGAATTGGAATGGAAATGCATTTTCTGGGGTTCCTGAGATGACAATCCCTTACATATATAGATTTGAATTTTTGAATCCTTTCTCGCCAATGGCAACTTTTGGATACACTGAGGTACCATTAGAGAGGGGCGTAAAGCCTCCCTTAACAAGGTTCCGCTTGGACCATCTGGGGAAGTTGAGGCAATTTACATGGTCCCAACAGAGTGAAACCTGGAACATGTTTTGGTCGCAGCCCGAGAATCAATGCAGAATATATGGGCTGTGTGGAAATTTAGGATTTTGTAATGCTAATATGCTGAGTCCTTGTCGGTGTTTGGACGGTTTTAATCCTGTGGACAAGGTTTCATGGGAAAAAGAAGATTTTTCCGAGGGTTGTCATCGCAAAGGCTACGAGAGTTGTAGTAAGAATGATGAGTTTGAAGAAGTTGGGCCGGTGAGCTATGAAAGAACATCAGTGGTATCATTCAGTGGGACCAAGAGTGAGTGCGAGAATGCGTGTCTGGAAAATTGTTCTTGCATTGGTTTATTTCATAATGCGAAGAATAATATGTGCAAGAAATTATATGGTTCTCTTTTGAACCTGCGAGATCTTACTTCTGACAGTACTATTCAGGATAAATTGTATTTGAGAGCGCAAAGCACTGGATCTCGCAAAAATAACAAGAAGAAGACGACTTTCTTGATAGGGATGCTTTGTATCCTTACTGTGATTCTGAGTGTAGGAACTATATTCTTGTTATTCGTGTGTCAGCGAATGGTTAAAAGAAGGAAAGCAGAAGAAGATGGTGTGTTTCAGGTCACGAATCTGAGGGTGTTCTCTTACAAAGAGCTCCATGTTGCGACTAAAGGATTTTCTGAGAAGCTCGGGCATGGAGGGTTTGGGGCAGTTTTTCGAGGTGTATTGTTGGATTCTTCCCCTGTGGCAGTGAAGAGGCTTGAAAGACCTGGTGGTGGTGAGAAGGAGTTTCGAGCAGAGGTGTGTACTATAGGAAATATTCAGCATGTTAATCTGGTCAGATTAAGAGGATTTTGTTCTGAAGATTCTCATCGTCTCctggtttatgattgcatgtcaaaTGGTCCTCTTAGCATGTACCTAAAACCGGAAGGTCAGAATCTGAGTTGGGACGTTAGATTTCTTATCGCTCTTGGGACTGCAAGAGGCATCGCCTATTTACATGAAGAGTGTCGAAGCTGTATCATACATTGCGATATAAAGCCCGAGAATATCTTATTGGATGAAGATTTTTCTGCCAAGGTTTCTGATTTTGGGTTGGCGAGACTAATTGGCCGAGATTTCAGCAGAGTTTTGGTGACAATGCGGGGCACATGGGGGTATGTTGCTCCTGAATGGATCTCTGGTGTGGCAATCACTACAAAAGCCGATGTATATAGCTATGGGATGACGTTGTTTGAGTTGATAGGTGGCCGCCGCAACGTGGAAGGACCACTCTCAGGTGTTGGAGTTGTCGAGGGCGAACTGGAGAAATGGTTTTTTCCACCATGGGCCGCACGCCAAATAATTGAGGGAAACCTGGCGAGTGTCATTGATGAGAGGCTCGGGGGTTCTTATAATAAGGTAGAGGCAGAGAGAATTGGATTGGTTGCTGTTTGGTGCATTCAAGATGAAGAGTCTACGAGGCCTACAATGGGAATGGTGGTGAAAATGTTGGAAGGAGTGGTGGAAGTGACTGTCCCACCGCCTCCAAAACTGCTTCAAGCCTTAGTTTCTGGCGTGTCCTTTCAAGGGGTGGGGGGAGGATCTGGGAACATGGTAGTGCAGGAGCATGCTGGCAGTTTTCATGACATTTTTTCAATCTCCATGGAATCCAAGGATTCTACACAGTCAATATAG
- the LOC142552934 gene encoding protein DETOXIFICATION 34-like, with protein MAVLELEEPSFFNKTHLDEKELLHEAPTTLLVNGEGGDYPPVRSYEDVKNVINIESIKLWAIAAPIAFNILCNYGINSFTSIFVGHIGDIELSAVAICLSVIANLSFGFMLGMASALETLCGQAFGSGETEMMGIYMQRSWIILTTACFCLSPLYIYATPLLKLLGQRHDIAEIAGNFSIKIIPQMFSLAINFPTQKFLQAQSKVATLAWVGFVAFVLHIGLLLLFVKVFEWGLAGAAAAYDVSAWGIAIAQVVYIVGWCQDSWNGLSWLAFKDIWGFAKLSVASAIMICLEIWYFMSIIVLTGHLEDPVLAVGSLSICMNLNGWEGMLFIGINAAISVRVSNELGSGHPRAAKFSVIVTVAESVLIGLLSMVIIMATKDHFAILFTSSEKMQKAVSDLAHLLAITLVLNGIQPVISGVAVGGGWQGLVACINMFCYYIIGLPIGFVLGYKTDLGVKGIWIGMIFGTFLQTLILLVIVWNTNWEDEVVQASERMRRWT; from the exons ATGGCTGTCTTGGAATTGGAAGAACCATCTTTTTTCAACAAGACACACTTAGATGAAAAGGAGTTGCTCCACGAGGCACCAACCACCTTGTTAGTAAATGGGGAGGGAGGCGATTATCCTCCTGTAAGAAGTTACGAGGACGTGAAAAATGTGATAAACATAGAATCCATCAAACTATGGGCTATTGCAGCTCCTATTGCCTTCAATATTTTGTGCAATTATGGCATCAATTCTTTCACTAGTATCTTTGTGGGGCACATAGGGGATATAGAGCTATCTGCAGTCGCTATCTGTTTATCAGTCATTGCAAACTTATCCTTCGGATTCATG CTTGGTATGGCTAGTGCACTTGAGACGTTATGTGGACAGGCGTTTGGATCTGGAGAAACAGAAATGATGGGAATTTACATGCAAAGATCATGGATAATACTCACAACTGCTTGTTTCTGCCTTTCACCCCTTTACATCTATGCCACACCATTGCTAAAGCTACTAGGACAAAGACACGACATTGCCGAAATAGCAGgaaatttttcaataaaaatcattCCACAAATGTTTTCGCTCGCCATTAACTTTCCTACACAGAAGTTCCTGCAAGCTCAAAGTAAGGTGGCGACTCTAGCATGGGTCGGTTTTGTGGCCTTTGTCTTGCACATAGGGTTGCTGCTTTTGTTTGTTAAAGTGTTTGAATGGGGATTGGCTGGTGCAGCAGCAGCCTATGATGTATCAGCATGGGGTATTGCTATAGCTCAGGTTGTGTACATAGTTGGGTGGTGCCAAGATAGTTGGAATGGATTGTCATGGCTCGCTTTTAAGGATATCTGGGGATTTGCAAAGCTTTCGGTTGCCTCAGCCATTATGATTTGCTTagaaatatggtattttatgaGTATAATAGTTCTCACTGGGCATCTAGAGGATCCTGTCCTGGCTGTCGGATCCCTTTCTATATG CATGAACCTGAATGGATGGGAAGGTATGCTGTTCATTGGGATTAATGCAGCAATAAG CGTTCGTGTGTCAAATGAGCTTGGATCAGGACATCCTCGAGCTGCCAAGTTCTCAGTCATTGTCACTGTTGCCGAATCTGTACTCATAGGTCTCCTGAGCATGGTGATAATAATGGCGACGAAAGACCATTTCGCCATCCTTTTTACCAGCAGCGAAAAAATGCAAAAGGCAGTCTCTGATTTAGCACACCTTTTAGCTATAACCCTGGTGCTGAATGGCATTCAGCCAGTGATTTCAG GAGTTGCTGTAGGGGGAGGATGGCAAGGACTTGTGGCTTGCATTAACATGTTTTGTTATTACATCATAGGACTCCCAATTGGATTTGTTCTGGGTTATAAAACTGATCTAGGAGTGAAG GGAATTTGGATCGGTATGATATTTGGAACTTTTCTGCAAACTTTGATTCTTTTGGTTATCGTGTGGAACACAAATTGGGAGGATGAG GTGGTGCAAGCTTCTGAAAGAATGCGTAGGTGGACATAA